A part of Larkinella insperata genomic DNA contains:
- a CDS encoding ferritin-like domain-containing protein: protein MKTMQDLMQHMVQDLYSAETQALDAMTELAERATSQELRQAFEVHQRETEQQVQRLEQIAQQLGVEPEGETCLAMQGLIDEAQDLLEQLEDDQLADAAIIGAAQKMEHYEIAAYGTARTLAQQAGQDQIAELFQQTLDEEKATDEKLTVLATSQANQKAVQS from the coding sequence ATGAAAACAATGCAGGATTTAATGCAGCACATGGTCCAGGATCTGTACTCGGCGGAAACGCAGGCGCTCGACGCCATGACCGAACTAGCCGAACGGGCGACGAGTCAGGAGCTGCGGCAGGCCTTCGAGGTGCACCAGCGCGAAACGGAGCAGCAGGTCCAACGCCTGGAACAGATCGCTCAGCAACTGGGAGTTGAGCCGGAGGGGGAAACGTGCCTGGCCATGCAGGGGCTCATCGACGAAGCCCAGGACCTGCTGGAGCAGTTAGAGGACGACCAACTGGCCGATGCCGCCATTATCGGGGCAGCCCAGAAAATGGAACACTACGAAATTGCCGCCTACGGAACGGCCCGCACCCTGGCCCAACAGGCCGGTCAGGATCAAATTGCCGAACTGTTTCAGCAGACGCTGGATGAGGAAAAAGCGACGGATGAAAAACTGACGGTCCTTGCCACCAGCCAGGCCAA